A portion of the Trueperaceae bacterium genome contains these proteins:
- a CDS encoding DUF305 domain-containing protein, with protein MKDRPYATLGLAVAIHFLIMWTLTYVGVAAFEHIHLNLNRFYMAVVMVAPMIVVMLVAMRHMFKNKRLNAVLYTVSTLVFLGAFTAIRTQAFVGDAQLSLSMIPHHSIAIKNCEQATLRDPETVQLCEEIIRAQREEIAQMEGILERLSR; from the coding sequence GTGAAGGACCGGCCGTACGCGACCCTAGGGCTAGCCGTCGCTATTCACTTCCTGATCATGTGGACCCTTACTTACGTGGGCGTGGCGGCGTTCGAGCACATTCACCTCAACTTGAACCGCTTCTACATGGCCGTGGTGATGGTGGCGCCCATGATCGTCGTCATGCTCGTCGCGATGCGGCACATGTTCAAGAACAAGCGCCTCAACGCGGTGCTTTATACCGTCAGCACGTTGGTGTTCCTGGGTGCGTTCACCGCTATCCGAACGCAGGCGTTCGTGGGCGACGCGCAGCTCTCCCTGTCGATGATCCCGCACCACTCCATAGCCATCAAGAACTGCGAGCAGGCCACGCTGCGAGACCCGGAGACCGTTCAGCTTTGCGAGGAGATCATCCGCGCGCAACGTGAGGAGATCGCCCAGATGGAGGGCATCCTGGAGCGGCTATCTCGCTAG
- a CDS encoding cytochrome c: protein MRTQGSRRKRAGRWWLIGLLVAAGVVANVIVWFRPFGWPPARVRYEYPTYSAAQVAAGEALYRVTCSACHGPAGEGDAAAEVPALDGSMHAWHHADSLFARYIREGGVYMPAVAPEWSDEQVTAVLAYVKQWWEPRQRAYQHEVSEANPATP from the coding sequence GCTGGTCGGTGGTGGCTCATCGGCCTCCTGGTCGCGGCGGGAGTGGTGGCCAACGTCATCGTGTGGTTCAGGCCGTTCGGCTGGCCGCCGGCGCGCGTGCGCTACGAGTACCCGACCTACTCAGCGGCGCAAGTGGCGGCGGGAGAGGCGCTATACCGCGTCACCTGCAGCGCGTGCCATGGCCCAGCCGGCGAGGGCGACGCGGCGGCGGAGGTGCCGGCTTTGGACGGGAGCATGCACGCGTGGCACCATGCCGACAGCTTGTTCGCGCGCTACATCCGCGAGGGCGGCGTGTACATGCCGGCGGTGGCGCCCGAGTGGAGCGACGAGCAGGTGACGGCGGTACTGGCCTACGTCAAGCAGTGGTGGGAACCGCGCCAGCGCGCCTATCAGCACGAGGTGTCGGAAGCGAACCCAGCCACTCCTTGA